Proteins from a single region of Dyadobacter fanqingshengii:
- the treS gene encoding maltose alpha-D-glucosyltransferase, whose translation MEHKNGVIHKDLHWYKDAIIYELHIKAFKDGNCDGIGDFKGLMEQLDYLQDLGVTAIWLLPFYPSPLRDDGYDISDYYTINPSYGDLNEFKAFLEEAHKRGLKVITELVINHTSDQHPWFQRARSAPKGSDERNFYVWTDDPKQFKDARIIFQDYEKSNWTWDSEADQYYWHRFFHHQPDLNYDSPLVQEEILKILDFWCEMGVDGFRLDAVPYLFERDGTNCENLPETHEYLKKLRTFVDERYPGTLLLAEANMWPEDSAAYFGDGDECQMNYHFPIMPRMFMSLQMEDRYPITDIFDQTPEIPENCQWGIFLRNHDELTLEMVTDEERDYMYKVYVKDPKARINLGIRHRLAPLMENNRKKIELLNSLLFTFPGTPIIYYGDEIGMGDNFYLGDRDGVRTPMQWNPDRNAGFSQANPQRMYLPLILDPQYHYESVNVELQEHNSSSLLWWMKKAIAARKKYAAFSRGDIKFLNSENSKVLAFTRTFKEETMLVIANLSRFPQPVELDLDQYKGYQPVEIYSKNKFPGVKDNTPYFFTLEAYACQCFVLEKTHPEIDQNEELPLLELSDWKDLLKPAVLERLENKFLPAYMMKMRWFGGKGKGLDSVKIVSHATIPLGNNPPAFLLLLEASYQNDLPEMYQLPVAFGKDPFAHQVRENCPQAVIAKIKIDGEDEGVLFDAIYGLELQQTLITNMGTNEKLPAKNSEILFSGNEGLAQHVKETDKIKPRVLSGEQSNTSVTYDGKYFFKLYRKVDRAINPDMEITHFLTHEAQFKNIPAFVGAVEWKHKNDSMVLGMMQEMVVNSTDAWANMLDRLDIFNEKILSTSEIQLPTELKGSIVDPVGYEDIPDVLKDLLDVPVAEQVALLGTRTGEMHLALASGTSNPDFKPEEFSLHYQRSVYSSLQSLVRVAFQSLNRNMKKIAPETRQDAEDVLQMKDEILTELKKVYSRKIDTAKIRIHGDYHLGQVLFTGKDFVILDFEGEPARSYSERRLKRSALRDVAGMLRSFHYAAYGSLYLDNQVRPEDITKLLPYAEQWYHYMSGFFMKAYLEAVKDSPIIPQKKEDLEVLMQTFLLQKAIYELNYEVNNRPSWVMVPLSGIKSIMNKTEPLVTA comes from the coding sequence ATGGAACATAAAAATGGAGTGATACACAAAGATCTGCATTGGTATAAGGATGCAATTATATATGAACTGCACATCAAGGCATTTAAGGATGGCAATTGCGACGGGATCGGTGATTTCAAGGGGCTTATGGAGCAGCTTGATTATTTGCAGGACCTGGGCGTGACGGCGATTTGGCTCCTGCCTTTTTATCCATCCCCCTTGCGTGATGATGGTTATGATATTTCCGATTATTACACTATCAACCCTTCCTATGGTGATTTGAATGAATTCAAAGCATTTTTGGAAGAAGCCCACAAGCGCGGTCTGAAAGTAATCACAGAATTGGTCATTAACCACACATCCGACCAGCATCCCTGGTTTCAACGTGCCAGAAGTGCGCCGAAAGGATCGGACGAACGAAATTTTTACGTTTGGACAGATGATCCGAAACAATTCAAAGATGCCCGCATTATTTTCCAGGATTATGAAAAATCAAACTGGACGTGGGACAGCGAAGCCGACCAATATTACTGGCACCGCTTCTTCCATCATCAGCCGGATTTGAATTACGACAGTCCGCTGGTGCAGGAGGAGATTTTAAAAATCCTCGATTTCTGGTGTGAAATGGGTGTTGACGGGTTCCGTCTGGATGCTGTTCCTTACTTATTTGAACGCGACGGAACAAACTGCGAAAACTTGCCGGAAACGCACGAGTATCTTAAAAAACTCAGAACATTTGTTGACGAGCGCTATCCGGGAACATTGCTGTTGGCGGAAGCAAATATGTGGCCGGAAGATTCGGCTGCGTATTTTGGTGATGGAGACGAATGTCAGATGAACTATCACTTCCCGATCATGCCGCGGATGTTTATGTCGCTGCAAATGGAAGACAGATATCCGATCACGGACATTTTTGACCAGACTCCTGAAATCCCGGAAAATTGCCAATGGGGAATTTTCCTGCGTAATCACGATGAGCTGACCCTGGAAATGGTGACAGACGAAGAGCGCGATTATATGTACAAAGTGTATGTAAAAGATCCCAAAGCGAGAATTAATCTCGGGATCCGGCACAGGCTTGCACCTTTGATGGAGAACAACAGAAAGAAAATTGAGCTTTTAAACTCACTGCTTTTCACTTTCCCAGGCACACCGATCATTTACTATGGCGATGAAATTGGTATGGGTGATAACTTCTATCTGGGCGACCGTGATGGCGTAAGGACTCCTATGCAATGGAATCCCGACAGGAATGCCGGATTTTCACAAGCCAATCCGCAGCGCATGTATCTGCCATTGATCCTGGATCCGCAGTATCATTATGAGTCGGTAAATGTGGAGTTGCAGGAGCACAATTCGTCATCGTTGCTATGGTGGATGAAAAAGGCCATTGCTGCCCGCAAAAAGTATGCGGCGTTCAGCCGTGGGGATATTAAGTTCCTGAATTCTGAAAACTCAAAAGTGCTTGCATTTACCAGGACCTTCAAGGAGGAGACAATGCTGGTTATTGCTAATCTATCACGTTTCCCACAACCTGTTGAGCTGGACCTAGATCAATATAAAGGTTACCAGCCGGTTGAAATTTACAGCAAAAACAAGTTTCCTGGTGTAAAAGACAACACACCGTATTTCTTCACACTGGAAGCTTATGCGTGCCAATGTTTTGTTTTGGAAAAAACACATCCGGAAATCGATCAGAACGAGGAGCTTCCGCTTTTGGAACTTTCTGACTGGAAAGATCTATTGAAACCTGCGGTTTTGGAACGCCTGGAAAACAAGTTCCTACCCGCTTATATGATGAAAATGCGTTGGTTTGGAGGAAAAGGGAAAGGTTTGGATAGTGTGAAAATTGTATCGCATGCCACCATTCCGCTGGGCAATAATCCGCCGGCCTTTTTACTGCTTTTGGAAGCTTCGTATCAAAATGATCTCCCAGAGATGTATCAGCTTCCGGTGGCTTTTGGAAAAGACCCCTTCGCTCATCAGGTGCGTGAAAACTGTCCGCAAGCAGTTATTGCCAAAATCAAGATTGACGGCGAGGACGAGGGTGTACTTTTCGATGCCATCTACGGGCTGGAATTGCAGCAAACATTGATTACCAATATGGGGACCAATGAAAAGTTACCTGCTAAAAACAGCGAAATTCTGTTCTCAGGAAATGAAGGTCTGGCCCAGCATGTGAAGGAGACGGATAAGATCAAGCCGCGTGTACTTTCGGGTGAGCAGAGCAACACTTCGGTAACTTATGATGGAAAGTATTTCTTCAAGCTTTACCGTAAAGTGGATCGGGCGATCAATCCTGATATGGAAATCACGCATTTCCTGACTCATGAGGCACAGTTTAAAAACATTCCTGCATTTGTAGGCGCTGTGGAGTGGAAACACAAAAATGACAGCATGGTGCTGGGTATGATGCAGGAAATGGTGGTCAACAGTACAGATGCCTGGGCTAATATGCTGGACCGCCTGGATATTTTCAACGAAAAAATCCTTTCGACCAGCGAAATCCAGCTGCCTACTGAACTGAAAGGGTCCATTGTTGATCCGGTAGGTTATGAAGACATTCCTGATGTATTGAAAGATCTTCTGGATGTCCCTGTTGCTGAACAAGTAGCTTTACTGGGCACCCGGACAGGAGAAATGCATTTGGCCCTGGCTTCCGGCACCAGCAATCCCGATTTCAAACCGGAGGAATTTTCATTGCATTACCAGCGCTCGGTTTACTCTTCGCTTCAATCACTTGTGCGTGTCGCTTTCCAAAGCCTGAACCGCAATATGAAGAAGATCGCACCCGAAACCAGGCAGGATGCAGAGGACGTGTTGCAGATGAAAGATGAAATTTTGACCGAGCTGAAAAAAGTGTACAGCCGCAAAATTGACACGGCTAAGATTCGTATACATGGTGACTATCATTTGGGACAGGTGCTATTCACAGGCAAGGACTTCGTAATCCTCGATTTTGAAGGAGAACCGGCACGCAGTTACAGTGAGAGAAGGCTGAAACGCTCCGCGCTGAGAGATGTAGCGGGCATGTTGCGCTCATTCCATTATGCTGCGTACGGAAGCTTGTATCTGGACAATCAGGTCCGGCCGGAAGATATTACCAAACTCTTGCCTTATGCGGAACAATGGTATCACTACATGAGCGGATTTTTCATGAAAGCATACCTGGAAGCAGTAAAGGATAGTCCGATCATTCCGCAGAAAAAAGAGGATTTGGAAGTGCTTATGCAAACATTCCTGTTGCAAAAAGCCATTTATGAATTGAATTATGAGGTCAACAACAGACCTTCGTGGGTGATGGTGCCATTGAGCGGTATAAAATCGATTATGAATAAAACCGAACCCCTGGTAACAGCTTAA
- a CDS encoding alpha-1,4-glucan--maltose-1-phosphate maltosyltransferase, producing the protein MHIQDGRKRVVISNVTPQIEGGRFSARRAIGEQLTLTADIIGDGHDVVAASVIYKHESDMNWEEIPMQYIINDQWQATWKPEKTGFYEYRFTGWIDHFTTWKKGLVKKYDANQDISVEILIGAELLLEASQLTNKTEKPAFTKWIKALKSAENPELAVNLAISDEVADAMAKIRYTDRITVYERTYKLEVERKKAGFSSWYELFPRSASSLPDSHGTFKDVASLLPLVSKMGFDTLYFPPVHPIGEMKRKGKNNSLTPSETDPGSPWAIGNRLGGHKAVHPELGTIEDFENLVTEAKNMDIEIAMDIAYQCAPDHPYVKEHPQWFKWRPDGTVQYAENPPKRYEDILPFDFETQDWQNLWEELKSVIDFWIGKGVRIFRIDNPHTKAFAFWEWMIGEVRKVNPEVIFLAEAFTRPRVMERLAKIGFNQSYTYFTWRNSKWEIEKYMNELTKTDQQYYFRPNFWPNTPDILPHHLVEGGENAHITRFILAATLSSNYGMYGPVYEYGVNTPHPGKEEYTDNEKYEIKHWDWNRYSRTREIITRVNRIRKENPALQSTWNIDFAETTNENVICYIKEDDASKNALLISVNLDVFNTQGAHIKVPIHRFGIHPDQTYRVSDMLSGEKYYWQGEYNFIQLNPYEMPAHILKIEKLNG; encoded by the coding sequence ATGCATATTCAGGACGGCAGAAAGCGGGTCGTGATTTCCAACGTTACTCCCCAGATTGAAGGCGGCAGATTTTCCGCAAGACGAGCAATCGGTGAGCAGTTGACTTTGACTGCAGACATTATCGGGGATGGCCACGACGTAGTAGCGGCAAGCGTAATCTACAAACACGAATCAGACATGAATTGGGAAGAAATTCCCATGCAATATATTATCAACGACCAATGGCAGGCAACGTGGAAACCGGAAAAGACTGGCTTCTACGAATATCGCTTCACAGGCTGGATTGACCATTTTACGACCTGGAAGAAGGGGTTAGTAAAAAAATACGACGCTAACCAGGACATTTCTGTCGAGATTCTCATCGGCGCAGAGCTGCTACTGGAAGCTTCTCAGCTCACAAATAAAACGGAAAAACCTGCATTTACGAAATGGATTAAAGCGCTCAAATCAGCCGAAAATCCTGAATTGGCTGTCAATCTGGCTATTAGTGATGAAGTGGCCGATGCGATGGCTAAAATCCGCTATACAGATCGCATTACGGTTTATGAGCGCACTTATAAACTGGAAGTCGAGCGTAAAAAAGCCGGTTTTAGCAGCTGGTATGAGCTTTTTCCGAGATCAGCTTCTTCATTGCCCGACAGCCACGGGACATTCAAAGATGTTGCAAGCCTGTTGCCCCTTGTATCAAAAATGGGTTTTGATACCCTTTATTTCCCGCCGGTGCACCCCATCGGGGAGATGAAAAGGAAGGGTAAGAACAACTCTCTTACGCCATCGGAAACGGATCCGGGCTCACCCTGGGCGATTGGTAACCGGTTGGGAGGCCACAAGGCAGTTCATCCCGAACTCGGTACGATTGAGGATTTTGAAAATTTGGTCACCGAGGCTAAAAATATGGATATCGAGATTGCGATGGACATTGCTTATCAGTGTGCGCCAGATCACCCTTATGTGAAAGAACATCCACAATGGTTCAAATGGAGGCCGGACGGAACGGTCCAGTATGCTGAAAATCCACCCAAAAGATATGAGGACATCCTTCCTTTCGATTTCGAAACGCAGGATTGGCAAAATCTTTGGGAGGAATTAAAAAGTGTCATTGATTTCTGGATCGGTAAAGGTGTGCGCATTTTCAGGATCGATAACCCGCATACCAAAGCATTTGCTTTCTGGGAATGGATGATCGGTGAAGTGCGCAAGGTTAATCCCGAGGTTATATTTCTGGCAGAAGCCTTTACCAGACCCCGTGTCATGGAGCGTTTGGCCAAAATTGGCTTTAACCAGTCTTACACCTATTTCACCTGGCGGAACAGCAAATGGGAGATCGAGAAATATATGAACGAGCTCACCAAAACAGACCAGCAGTATTACTTCCGTCCTAATTTCTGGCCCAATACGCCCGATATCCTTCCGCATCATCTGGTAGAAGGGGGCGAGAATGCACACATTACCCGGTTTATCCTGGCGGCGACATTATCATCCAATTACGGCATGTATGGCCCCGTTTACGAGTATGGCGTTAATACGCCGCATCCGGGAAAAGAGGAATATACAGACAATGAGAAGTACGAGATCAAGCATTGGGACTGGAACCGTTACAGCCGCACCCGGGAGATCATTACACGAGTGAACCGCATCCGAAAGGAAAATCCCGCATTGCAATCTACCTGGAACATTGATTTTGCGGAGACCACTAATGAAAATGTAATCTGCTACATCAAGGAAGACGACGCATCCAAAAATGCATTGCTCATATCGGTGAACCTGGACGTATTCAATACGCAGGGCGCACACATTAAGGTGCCGATACACCGTTTCGGCATTCATCCCGACCAGACTTACCGGGTTAGCGATATGCTGAGTGGCGAAAAATATTACTGGCAGGGTGAATACAATTTCATCCAGCTTAACCCTTACGAAATGCCGGCGCATATATTAAAAATAGAAAAACTGAATGGATAA
- a CDS encoding response regulator, with translation MEFILIDDSIFDLFTQEKLLLRSGLAQSVRTFGSAQLAMEFLYEQSDEFPETVILLDIQMPGINGFEFTGHYATLPDALRKRIKLFMISSTVDTEDIEEVRSNPYVIELLSKPLEIKTLRALLEK, from the coding sequence ATGGAGTTTATTCTGATTGACGACAGCATTTTTGACTTGTTTACGCAAGAAAAACTGCTTCTAAGGAGCGGACTTGCCCAATCAGTCAGAACATTCGGTTCTGCTCAACTGGCTATGGAGTTCTTATACGAACAATCAGACGAGTTTCCCGAAACCGTCATCCTGCTTGACATTCAAATGCCCGGTATAAACGGGTTTGAGTTTACCGGCCATTATGCTACATTGCCCGATGCACTGAGAAAGCGTATCAAGCTTTTTATGATATCTTCTACTGTGGACACCGAGGACATTGAAGAGGTCCGCTCGAACCCCTACGTGATCGAGTTGTTATCCAAGCCTTTGGAAATCAAGACACTGCGAGCACTTCTGGAAAAGTAG